In Macaca nemestrina isolate mMacNem1 chromosome 9, mMacNem.hap1, whole genome shotgun sequence, a single genomic region encodes these proteins:
- the LOC105466106 gene encoding nucleolar RNA helicase 2: MPGKLRSDAGLESDTAMKKGETLRKQTEKKEKKEKPKSNKTEEVAEEEETVSPKAKQVKKKAEPSEVDMNSPKSKKAKKKDEPSQNDISPKTKCLRKKKEPIEKKEVSSKTKKVTKNEEPSEEEIDAPKLKKMKKEKEMNGETGDKSPKLKNGFPHPELDCNPGKAASEESNGDIDQEISVEQKEGAFSNFPISEETIKLLKGRGVTFLFPIQAKTFHHVYSGKDLIAQARTGTGKTFSFAIPLIEKLHGELQDRKRGRPPQVLVLAPTRELANQVSKDFSDITKKLSVACFYGGTPYGGQFERMRNGIDILVGTPGRIKDHIQSGKLDLTKLKHVVLDEVDQMLDMGFADQVEEILSVAYKKDSEDNPQTLLFSATCPHWVFNVAKKYMKSTYEQVDLIGKKTQKTAITVEHLAIKCHWTQRAAVIGDVIRVYSGHQGRTIIFCETKKEAQELSQNSAIKQDAQSLHGDIPQKQREITLKGFRNGSFGVLVATNVAARGLDIPEVDLVIQSSPPKDVESYIHRSGRTGRAGRTGVCICFYQHKEEYQLVQVEQKAGIKFKRIGVPSATEIIKASSKDAIRLLDSVPPTAISHFKQSAEKLIEEKGAVEALAAALAHISGATSVDQRSLINSNVGFVTMILQCSIEMPNISYAWKELKEQLGEEIDSKVKGMVFLKGKLGVCFDVPTASVTEIQEKWHDSRRWQLSVATEQPELEGPREGYGGFRGQREGSRGFRGQRDGNRRFRGQREGSRGPRGQRSGGGNKSNRSQNKGQKRSFSKAFGQ, encoded by the exons ATGCCGGGAAAACTCCGTAGTGACGCTGGTTTGGAATCAGACACCGCAATGAAAAAAGGGGAGACACTGCGAAAACAAACCGAGAAG aaagagaaaaaagagaagccaAAATCTAATAAGACTGAAGAGGtagcagaagaggaagaaactgtTTCCCCCAAAGCTAAACAAgttaaaaagaaagcagagccTTCTGAAGTTGACATGAATTCTCCTAAAtccaaaaaggcaaaaaagaaagacGAGCCGTCTCAAAATGACATTTCTCCTAAAACCAAatgtttgagaaagaaaaaggagcccattgaaaagaaagaggtttcttctaaaaccaaaaaagtgacaAAAAATGAGGAGCCTTCTGAGGAAGAAATAGATGCTCCTAAgctgaagaagatgaagaaggaaaaggaaatgaatggAGAAACTGGAGATAAAAGCCCCAAACTGAAGAATGGATTTCCTCATCCTGAACTTGACTGTAACCCCGGTAAAGCTGCCAGTGAAGAAAGTAACGGTGATATAGATCAG GAAATATCTGTGGAACAAAAAGAAGGCGCTTTCTCTAATTTTCCCATATCTGAAGAAACTATTAAGCTTCTCAAAG GCCGAGGAGTGACCTTCCTGTTTCCTATACAAGCAAAGACTTTCCATCATGTTTACAGTGGGAAGGATTTAATTGCACAGGCACGGACAGGAACTGGGAAGACATTCTCCTTTGCCATTCCTTTGATTGAGAAACTTCATGGGGAACTGCAAGACAGGAAGAGAGGCCGTCCCCCTCAG gTACTGGTTCTTGCACCTACAAGAGAGTTGGCAAATCAAGTAAGCAAAGACTTCAGTGACATCACAAAAAAGCTGTCAGTGGCTTGTTTTTATGGTGGAACTCCCTATGGAGGTCAAT TTGAACGCATGAGGAATGGGATTGATATCCTGGTTGGAACACCAGGTCGTATCAAAGACCACATACAGAGTGGCAAACTAGATCTCACCAAACTTAAGCATGTTGTCCTGGATGAAGTGGACCAGATGTTGGATATGGGATTTGCTGATCAAGTGGAAGAGATTCTAAGTGTGGCGTACAAGAAAG ATTCTGAAGACAATCCCCAAACATTGCTTTTTTCTGCAACTTGCCCTCATTGGGTATTTAATGTTGCCAAGAAATACATGAAATCTACATATGAACAGGTGGACCTGATTGGTAAAAAGACTCAAAAAACGGCAATAACTGTGGAG CATCTGGCTATTAAGTGCCACTGGACTCAGAGGGCAGCAGTTATTGGGGATGTCATCCGAGTATATAGTGGTCATCAAGGACGCACTATCATCTTTTGTGAAACCAAGAAAGAAGCCCAGGAGCTGTCCCAGAATTCAGCTATAAAGCAG GATGCCCAGTCATTGCATGGAGACATTCCACAGAAGCAAAGGGAAATCACCCTGAAAGGTTTTAGAAATGGTAGTTTTGGAGTTCTGGTGGCAACCAATGTTGCTGCACGTGGGTTAGACATCCCTGAGGTTGATTTGGTTATACAAAGCTCTCCACCAAAG GATGTAGAGTCCTACATTCATCGATCCGGGCGGACTGGCAGAGCTGGAAGGACGGGGGTGTGCATCTGCTTTTATCAACACAAGGAAGAATATCAATTAGTACAAGTGGAGCAAAAAGCG GGAATTAAGTTCAAACGAATAGGTGTTCCTTCTgcaacagaaataataaaagcttCCAGCAAAGATGCCATCAG GCTTTTGGATTCCGTGCCTCCCACTGCCATTAGTCACTTCAAGCAATCAGCTGAGAAGCTGATAGAGGAGAAGGGAGCTGTGGAAGCTCTGGCAGCAGCACTGGCCCACATTTCAGGTGCCACGTCCGTAGACCAGCGCTCCTTGATCAACTCAAATGTG GGTTTTGTGACCATGATCTTGCAGTGCTCAATTGAAATGCCAAATATTAGTTATGCTTGGAAAGAACTTAAAGAGCAGCTGGGCGAGGAGATTGATTCCAAAGTGAAGGGAATGGTTTTTCTCAAAGGAAAACTG GGTGTTTGCTTTGATGTACCTACCGCATCAGTAACAGAAATACAG GAGAAATGGCATGATTCACGACGCTGGCAGCTCTCTGTGGCCACAGAGCAACCAGAGCTGGAAGGACCACGGGAAGGATATGGAGGCTTCAGGGGTCAACGGGAAGGCAGTCGAGGCTTCAGAGGACAGCGGGATGGAAACAGAAGATTCAGAGGACAGCGGGAAGGCAGTAGAGGCCCGAGAGGACAGCGATCAGGAGGTGGCAACAAAAGTAACAGATCCCAAAACAAAGGCCAGAAGCGGAGTTTCAGTAAAGCATTTGGTCAATAA